A region from the Pseudomonas promysalinigenes genome encodes:
- a CDS encoding DUF2388 domain-containing protein, which produces MRYLLPLLLTAGMASAQAMDTTTQGLVITGYVTSQVTTAPFDRKLVGQARDDAAVFVATDGLIRGARLEAALDSLRHTGVRQSVGDLELAEAILVQ; this is translated from the coding sequence ATGCGTTATCTGTTGCCGTTACTGTTGACCGCTGGCATGGCCAGCGCCCAAGCCATGGATACCACCACCCAAGGCCTTGTCATTACTGGCTACGTGACCAGCCAAGTCACCACTGCCCCGTTTGATCGCAAGTTGGTCGGGCAAGCTCGGGACGACGCCGCGGTCTTCGTTGCCACAGATGGTTTGATACGCGGGGCGCGTCTGGAAGCCGCGCTCGACTCGCTGCGGCACACTGGTGTACGGCAATCTGTCGGCGACCTTGAACTGGCAGAAGCGATTCTCGTCCAATAA
- a CDS encoding DUF1127 domain-containing protein → MERTLSSGLVFESNAQQSQASLPLRALSTLLLWQRRMSSRRQLARLDARLLADAGISESQRYEELSKPFWR, encoded by the coding sequence ATGGAACGTACCCTCAGTTCCGGTCTGGTTTTTGAAAGCAATGCCCAGCAGTCCCAGGCCTCCCTGCCACTGCGCGCACTCTCCACTCTGCTGCTGTGGCAGCGCCGCATGTCGAGCCGCCGTCAACTGGCCCGCTTGGATGCCCGCCTGCTTGCAGACGCCGGTATCAGCGAGTCGCAGCGTTACGAAGAGCTAAGCAAGCCATTCTGGCGTTAA
- a CDS encoding acetyl-CoA hydrolase/transferase family protein, with protein sequence MYRDRIRLSSLHSKVMSAADAAGLIEDGMTVGMSGFTRAGEAKAVPHALAERAKLSPLKISLMTGASLGNDLDKQLTEAGVLARRMPFQVDSTLRKAINDGQVMFIDQHLSETVEQLRNQQLKLPDIAVIEAVAITEQGHIVPTTSVGNSASFAIFAKQVIVEINLSHNTNLEGLHDIYIPTYRPTRTPIPLVKVDDRIGSTAIPIDPAKIVGIVISDQPDSPSTVLPPDNETQGIADHLIDFLKKEVQAGRMTNRLGPLQAGIGSIANAVMCGLIESPFEDLTMYSEVLQDSTFDLIDAGKLRFASGSSITLSTRRNADVFGNLERYKDKLVLRPQEISNHPEVVRRLGIIGINTALEFDIYGNVNSTHVCGTRMMNGIGGSGDFARNAHLAVFVTKSIAKGGAISSVVPMVSHVDHTEHDVDILVTEQGLADLRGLAPRERARAIIDNCVHPDYRAALNDYFERACQRGGHTPHILREALSWHENLEETGRMLAS encoded by the coding sequence ATGTACCGTGATCGTATCCGCTTGTCCTCCCTGCACAGCAAGGTAATGAGTGCGGCTGATGCCGCTGGTCTGATCGAGGATGGCATGACCGTCGGCATGAGCGGTTTCACCCGCGCCGGCGAAGCCAAGGCTGTGCCCCATGCCTTGGCCGAACGCGCCAAGCTGTCGCCGCTGAAAATCAGCCTGATGACTGGCGCCAGCCTGGGCAACGACCTTGACAAGCAACTGACCGAAGCCGGCGTACTGGCTCGTCGCATGCCGTTCCAGGTCGACAGCACCCTGCGTAAGGCGATCAATGATGGCCAGGTGATGTTCATTGACCAGCACCTCTCGGAAACCGTCGAGCAGCTGCGCAACCAGCAGCTCAAGTTGCCGGATATCGCGGTCATCGAGGCGGTGGCCATCACCGAGCAGGGCCATATCGTGCCGACCACCTCGGTGGGCAACTCGGCCAGCTTCGCAATCTTCGCCAAGCAAGTGATCGTCGAGATCAACCTGTCGCACAACACCAATCTCGAAGGGTTGCACGACATCTATATTCCGACCTATCGCCCGACGCGCACGCCGATCCCACTGGTCAAGGTCGATGACCGGATTGGCAGCACCGCAATCCCGATCGACCCTGCAAAAATCGTCGGTATCGTGATCAGCGACCAGCCCGACTCTCCATCCACCGTGCTGCCGCCGGATAACGAAACCCAAGGCATTGCCGACCACCTCATCGACTTCCTCAAAAAAGAAGTGCAAGCGGGGCGCATGACCAACAGGCTCGGGCCCTTGCAGGCTGGCATCGGCAGTATCGCCAACGCAGTCATGTGTGGCCTGATCGAATCGCCGTTCGAAGACCTGACCATGTACTCGGAGGTACTGCAGGATTCGACCTTCGACCTGATCGACGCCGGCAAGCTACGCTTCGCCTCGGGCAGCTCGATCACCTTGTCGACCCGCCGCAACGCCGACGTGTTCGGCAACCTGGAGCGTTACAAAGACAAGCTGGTCCTGCGCCCGCAGGAGATCTCCAACCACCCCGAGGTGGTGCGCCGCCTGGGCATCATCGGTATCAACACGGCGCTGGAGTTCGACATCTACGGGAACGTCAACTCGACGCATGTGTGCGGCACTAGAATGATGAACGGCATCGGTGGCTCGGGTGATTTTGCCCGCAATGCTCACCTGGCGGTATTCGTCACCAAGTCGATCGCCAAGGGCGGAGCTATTTCCAGCGTCGTTCCGATGGTCAGTCACGTAGACCATACAGAGCACGATGTCGACATCCTGGTTACCGAGCAAGGCTTGGCTGACCTACGCGGCCTGGCTCCCCGAGAGCGCGCTCGAGCAATCATCGACAACTGTGTGCATCCAGATTACCGCGCGGCACTGAACGATTACTTCGAGCGCGCCTGCCAACGTGGTGGCCACACCCCGCACATCCTGCGCGAAGCGTTGAGCTGGCACGAAAATCTTGAAGAAACAGGACGCATGCTCGCCAGCTGA
- a CDS encoding DUF2388 domain-containing protein, translated as MSHKYLIGAALLLGMVSTANASSFVVTTDAVVRAVAASTDATSDLTSSLRDDKIVQAARDDAASFVGSQGAIRGARLESALLHIRSTQPQLQASDAQLAQAILAI; from the coding sequence ATGTCCCACAAATATCTGATTGGTGCCGCCCTGTTGCTCGGCATGGTCAGCACTGCCAACGCCAGCAGTTTCGTCGTCACCACCGACGCCGTAGTCCGAGCCGTTGCCGCCTCCACCGACGCGACCTCAGACCTGACCTCATCTCTACGCGACGACAAAATCGTCCAGGCCGCGCGTGACGACGCCGCTAGCTTCGTGGGTAGCCAAGGCGCTATCCGTGGTGCCCGGCTGGAAAGTGCTTTACTGCACATCCGTTCGACCCAGCCACAACTGCAAGCCAGTGACGCCCAGTTGGCCCAGGCAATCCTGGCAATTTGA